From the genome of Solanum dulcamara chromosome 12, daSolDulc1.2, whole genome shotgun sequence:
GAAATAAGAGGACAAGGCAGGGATAAGAAGTTGTTCAACCTAGCGAAGGCGAGAAAAAGGAGAGCTCTGACCAGGATCAAGCAAAGTGCGTCAAGGACGAGGACGACAAGGCTCTAGTGTAAGAGGCACTCATTAGATAGAAGTGatagtcatacttccataaactcttgaatgaagaaaggGACAGAAATATTATATTGGGAAAGTTGGAGAAATTAGATAGGCATCACAATTTTGGGTGTTGTACGTGTATTAAGGTTGAGGAGgttgagaaaataatttataagatgCATAAGGGAAGAGCAACTAGACCAGACAAAATTTTCGTAAAATTTTATAAGAGTGTAGTCAAAGTAAGTTTGAAGTGGCTTACCGGGTTGTTTAATGTATTTTttaagatgaaaaaaatattcGAAGAATGGAGGTGAAGTACGATGATTTGGTTGTACAAGAAAAAAGGTGATAATCCAGAATTGCAATAGTTATAGGGGTATCAAACTACTAAGCCACACTATAAAAGTTTGGGAGAGGGTCATAGAGTTGAGGGTGAGTAGGAAAGTATCTAATTTTGTGAATAAGTTCGAATTCATGTCAGTTTAgaacatgtatgatggagccaAGCCGCGGGTAAGGACTATGGGAGGAAACTTAGAGTACTTTCTAGCTGTGATGGATTTGCATCAGGGATCAACTCTTAccttatttttatttgccttgatGATGGACGAATTAACATGACATATCCAACGTGAGGTTCCTTGGTGAATGTTATTTGCGGATAACATTATCTATATTAACGAGATTTGAGATGGAGTTAATACTAAATTGGAGGtagaccttggagtctaaaggattcaAATTGAGTAAAAACCAAGACAAAATACTTAGAGTGCAAATTCAATAATGTAACACCTGAGGTTGGTGTAAAGTAAGTCTTGATACACAAACCATTCAGAAAAGAGTAAGTTTCAAATATCTTGGGTCTACTATCCAAGGAAATTATGAGATTAacaatgatgtcacacatcgtatagGTGTAAGGCGGATGAATTGGTGGATCATATCTGGAGTCTTATGTGATAATAAGGTGCCACCAACACTTCATGGCAAGTTCTATAGAGCGTTGGTTATACCGACGATGTTGTATGAAGCAGAGTGTTGGACAGTACAAGATGAAAGTTGTAGAGATAAGGATACTAAGATGGCTATGTGAGAATACTATAAGAGAAATGATTAAGAATGAACATATCCGATACAAGATAGAAGTAGCCCTGATAAAGGACAATATGCAGAAATCGAGGATGAGATGATTCAGTTATGAAATTACAccaaatatgttattgttggCATTCTATTCTATATCCATTTTGAAAGGTCTCAAAATGTCATTTGACATATATCACTCCActaataatattgttttattccAACTTTTAGTATTCGACACtaattcaataataataatatatataaaagttaaattaGCATTTTTAACTTTGTGGCCGATAAAATTGTGATTTTGGTATAAAAGGATTATATAGTGTACATGGGTAGAAAGAACAATTAGCGGTAGGGGCAAACGTGTCAATTCAATGGAGGAATCTGATAACCGACTTGTCTAACTGAATTGGGTTTCCCGCCCTGCGTGTGAGAAGTTGCATCTACATATAGACCTGCACAGACCCATCTTTTTCACACCCATTTTCTCTCGATCCACAACAACAATGGCGATCTCTGCTCACAATCTCCTTCTGATTCTCATTTCTCTCTTCATCTCTGCCGCCACAGCAATTTTCCCTGACTCACAGTCACCGTCGCCGATGCTATCTCCTCACGACCACACATTTTCCCCTACTCTCTTCCCCAATGTTCTCTCTTCGCTCGGTTTCCAGCAATTCTCCGCCGCCGCATCTGCCGCCAATCTATCCACCACTGCTACTCCAATCACTGTCTTTGCTCCAGCTGATTCTTCTCTCATCACTTGTCCTACTTGCTCCTTCCCACTGCTCCTTCAGGAACACTCTGTTCCTGGACTTTATCCGCTTCACTTCCTCCTCTCTTTAGCCTTTGGAACTAAGCTCGAAACTCTAGCTCCGAATCGATGCCTCACCGTCACTTTCTCCACTACTTCTCGTGATCCGAAGGTTTTCATCAACGGCGTTGAAGTAGCTCAGCCGGATCTGTTCAATAATGGAATGATTCTTGTACATGGATTGCGTGGCTTTGTATCGCACCTCTCTTCTCTTTCCTGCAATGTGGAGAGAATGAGTTCTCTGTCGTTTGACTCATTGCCTCTTCCTAATTCGGTTTCTACAATATCCTCTGCATCGCCTTTCTCTATAATGCGCTTCATGTTAAAGGATTCCATTATCAGGTTACGGAACAGCGGTTACAGTATTGTAGCACTAGCGCTGAGAGTGAAGTACGCTGAACTTTCAGAGCTTAAGGCGATGACGGTATTTGCTTTAGACGATGTGTCTATTTTCGCCAGTGGAGGACATGCGTATCTCCCGCATTTCAGGTTTCATGTTGTGCCAAATAGGAGGATTATGGCTGGGGAAATGGTGAGTTTGCCTGCGGGAACAGTGTTGCCGACGATGGAGGGCGAGCAGAAATTGGTGGTAACTACTGCCGGTGGAGGAGGTGTTTTAGCTCCTATGAAGATTAATTACGTGAGGGTTGTGCATTTTGATCTATTGCATAACACTAGGATTGTGATTCATGGAGTGTCAGTTTCATTTCCTCACATGCATCATCATGTCACAGCTGATCAGAAAGGCTTCGCCCAGATGGAACAGTCACACGCACACTGTGACGTCTCTGGAAGTGGTACTGGAGTCTGTGATGTTCATGATGATTTTGCTCCAGCTGGCATGCGATCATCAGTGATGGGGAATATTGAAGAGCATGAAGGTCTCTGAAACTTTACTACTGTTTGTTGACTAATAGTATCAAACTATAGCGTAAATAATTGAATTTCACTTGATCATTCTTCTGATCCATGGTTGCAATTCTTCTTGTGCTAGTTACTTTAGTGTTATCTTTTGTAAAATGAGGTTATCGTTTCTGATATGAAGAGCATTTGTAGTTTGTTTGGTTGATGATTTGTAGGTTCCTATATTTTTCATGCCAGATTTGGGTTCAAATCAGAACTAGAATATATTGCCACTAAGTGTATAAGAAGAAGCATAGATATCGATTGATTTTAATAATATGATCGATTGATTAATCAACCAGAAAGTTGAGTCTGGAACTGCTCCAACCATGTAATGCTTGCTCATTTGGTTCATGATATATCAAATCACCGAAAGGTACTTCCCAATGCAGGGGGTTGGGGATTAGTGTGGGGAATCGAGTGATGAATCAAACAAAAAAGAACAAGTGTTCTAGGCTGCTTTAATTGATATATGCACTTTTGGTTTTATGAATCTGATTCTTAATGTAAGTTGGTTTCCTCAAGTTGTTGTTTGATTTTTGGAACATTTCCAGTAATTAAAGTTGGCCCCATTACTTaaataatacaatatataatattaattagttCATATTTTAGCTTTACTAAAAATAGCATTACtttttttactcaaaataataaaaaaaatatttttctctttcttcttttctctttcttttttccattctctctctccttctttcttcccctctctttcctttttctctcttttctatTTTGGTCCCTTTTTTCCTcctcttttttcctcttttaaaaataataattaattattttaatttaaaacttaattttgaATTAGAGATTACGAAAATGATGATTTTGgtactttttaaattaaataatttctatgtaaatatatataaaatgcaTTTCTAAcccaataaaagaaataaatataaataataattgtaatacattttaaattcaatatattatacatattatacaCATATTTCAATACaggtggtgaatatataactaaaatatttttaatacaataatatattccgttaataagagaaaaaaataaaaaataattataatagattttgaattcaatatattatattatagtgatgtttcaatgcacatgatgaatatataattaaaatatttttaatataataatatattttagcatccttaataagagaaaaattaaaaataattataaatattttttaattcaatatattatacatattatatgcatgtttcaatgcacgtgatGAAtacataactaaaatatttttaatacaaatgtattataagtattatatgtgaattttaAACATTCCAgtactattcaaattaatttatattgttagaaatatattatatttgttgaaataacaacaattgaattcataacaatgtataatattgaattcgaattataatatattatacatattataagtatatttcaatgcacgtgaagaatatataactaaaatattttaataaaataatataatccgttaataagagaaaaaataaaaaaatattataatagattttgaatttaatatcttataattaaaatgtggtg
Proteins encoded in this window:
- the LOC129876693 gene encoding fasciclin-like arabinogalactan protein 21, which codes for MAISAHNLLLILISLFISAATAIFPDSQSPSPMLSPHDHTFSPTLFPNVLSSLGFQQFSAAASAANLSTTATPITVFAPADSSLITCPTCSFPLLLQEHSVPGLYPLHFLLSLAFGTKLETLAPNRCLTVTFSTTSRDPKVFINGVEVAQPDLFNNGMILVHGLRGFVSHLSSLSCNVERMSSLSFDSLPLPNSVSTISSASPFSIMRFMLKDSIIRLRNSGYSIVALALRVKYAELSELKAMTVFALDDVSIFASGGHAYLPHFRFHVVPNRRIMAGEMVSLPAGTVLPTMEGEQKLVVTTAGGGGVLAPMKINYVRVVHFDLLHNTRIVIHGVSVSFPHMHHHVTADQKGFAQMEQSHAHCDVSGSGTGVCDVHDDFAPAGMRSSVMGNIEEHEGL